A single window of Vespula pensylvanica isolate Volc-1 chromosome 23, ASM1446617v1, whole genome shotgun sequence DNA harbors:
- the LOC122636766 gene encoding neuropathy target esterase sws isoform X6, which translates to MALVDSNEVSKIVELFSKINENFGSYAFSKWIGSFIEGYQTSKTLYIIILSIILILLIITTIILRKWKNKEFLPEVKEFVVGSGKPRFRKRDKVLFYGRKMLRKVKSIGGQVHPTGQGKKRRAVMRFARRLLQLKKESVPQQLKVLEPPAEYLEEDHGPGDRVPPDALYMLQSIRVFGHFEKPVFLKLCKHTEIMNLPAGSILFKIGDPDENLFIVQQGLVNVFITGPDGSQISLKLVKTGESVTSLLSFTDVLTGHTSTYKTVSARAVEDSVVVKLPMSAFQEVFQDHPDAFVRVIQVIMVRLQRVTFTALHQYLGLSAELVNQGTHKKKQSSFSGSPVRSRTRENFAAQNTDSMPSAMNLATTLDQYDGSDNIHKEATSSNTSQPIPITINRRSKTTHDWKNPTPNSQSGQSTSATVPECDSYWANSTMITGHQSLQSAHSQSTQPDIIHTGSVHPPKKKSINETTQQLDEAQLVQIATEAFVKELGLEDDTVLKDGKIQLKEVPAGTYLMKEESHKDVALVYVLSGSLIVSQRVPEGRDTGQEVHMFSAHQGEIVGGLAVLTGEPSFYTIRAKHPSRIALLSKSTFFAIMREQPTIVLHVAHTVVRRLSPFVRQVDFALDWLFLESGRAVYRQGDESDSTFIVLSGRLRSVITYKNGKKELVAEYGKGDLVGIVEMVTQTPRSTTVMAVRDSELAKLPEGLFNVIKLRYPIVVTRLINLLGHRILGTWQQAHTKNGSNDTQRAAATVDARPAQVNFSTVAIVPVSDDVPLTAFTYELYHSLCAIGPCLRLTSDVVRKTLGTTIMEPMNEYRLTSWLAQQEDQHRISLYQCDSTYTLWTQRCVRQADCILIVGLGDRPPSIGRTEREVERLVMRTQKELVLLHKEQSGQRPTNTVQWLNMRSWVSSHHHIQCPKRMFTRRSQYRINELYSKVLMSEPNVHSDFSRLARWLTGTSVGLVLGGGGARGAAHVGMLKAIIEAGIPIDMVGGVSIGAFMGALWCMEKNITTTTQKAREWSKKMTQWWRQILDLTYPMTSMFSGKDFNKTIQTTFGDTYIEDLWLPFFTITTDITDSCMRTHTHGSLWRYIRASMSLSGYMPPMCDPVDGHLLLDGGYVNNLPADEMLRQGAHHILAIDVGSQDDTDLTNYGDSLSGWWLLWKRWNPFATAVKVPNLPDIQSRLAYVSCVRQLEEVKNSDYCEYIRPPIDKFKTLQFTNFDEIKEVGYQHGKTYFEGQSKAGVLPRFNADRENAKALRERNQAENQLSVSSYTFTDLAQMVCKVSRGNRYVDLDIDSDSDEMEEYEADLEEDAQEVGYASEPTAGILDQSPEDNRLRRRTGVSLSLSDTEAESELEYHSKIF; encoded by the exons ATGGCGCTGGTTGACTCGAACGAAGTATCAAAG aTAGTTGAATTATTTAGCAAAATCAATGAGAATTTTGGATCATACGCCTTTTCGAAATGGATCGGATCATTTATCGAAGGATATCAAACTTCCAAAACcttatacataattattttatccatTATATTGATTCTattgataataacaacaattatTCTACGGAAATGGAAAAACAAGGAGTTCCTTCCAGAAGTCAAAGAATTTGTAGTAGGCAGCGGCAAGCCAAGATTCAGAAAAAGGGACAAAGTTTTATTCtatggaagaaaaatgttacgcAAAGTGAAATCTATAGGTGGACAAGTACATCCTACTGGgcaagggaaaaagagaagagctGTTATGAGATTTGCACGCAGACTCTTGCAACTGAAAAAAGAATCTGTGCCTCAACAATTAAAG GTATTAGAACCACCAGCAGAATATCTAGAAGAAGATCATGGTCCAGGAGATAGAGTACCTCCTGATGCTTTGTACATGTTACAAAGCATCAGAGTATTTGGTCATTTTGAGAAACCtgtttttctaaaattatgtAAACATACAGAAATTATGAATTTACCAGCTggaagtattttatttaaaattggaGACCCAGATGAGAATCTATTCATCGTACAGCAGGGTCTTGTTAATGTATTCATAACTGGACCCGATGGTTctcaaatttctttaaaactaGTAAAAACTGGAGAATCCGTAACCAGTCTTCTAAGTTTTACTGATGTACTTACTGGTCACACGAGTACTTATAAAACTGTTTCTGCAAGAGCTGTGGAAGATTCCGTTGTGGTCAAATTACCAATGAGTGCTTTTCAAgag GTTTTTCAGGATCATCCAGATGCATTTGTTCGAGTTATCCAAGTCATTATGGTTCGTCTTCAACGTGTAACGTTTACAGCATTGCATCAATATTTAGGTCTTTCTGCGGAATTAGTCAATCAGGGAACTCATAAGAAAAAGCAAAGCTCATTTTCTGGTTCACCTGTTAGATCAAGAACGAGGGAGAATTTTGCTGCACAAAACACAGACTCTATGCCTAGTGCTATGAATTTAGCAACTACATTGGATCAATATGATGGAAgtgataatatacataaagaagCTACTAGTTCTAATACTTCTCAGCCTATACCTATAACAATTAATAGAAG aTCAAAAACTACTCACGACTGGAAAAATCCAACTCCAAATTCACAGTCAGGTCAGAGTACTTCTGCTACCGTACCAGAATGTGACTCTTATTGGGCAAATTCAACAATGATAACAGGACATCAATCGTTGCAAAGCGCTCATTCACAGAGTACTCAACctgatattatacatacaggAAGTGTTCATCCAcctaaaaagaaatcgatcaaTGAAACAACGCAACAGTTGGACGAAGCACAACTTGTGCAAATTGCAACTGAAGCATTCGTTAAAGAACTTGGTTTGGAAGATGATACCGTTCTTAAAGATGGAAAAATTCAACTCAAAGAAGTGCCAGCAGGCAcatatttaatgaaagaagaatCTCATAAA gaTGTTGCacttgtatatgtattatctgGTTCTCTCATAGTTAGTCAACGTGTTCCGGAAGGACGTGATACAGGTCAAGAAGTTCATATGTTTAGTGCACATCAAGGAGAAATAGTTGGAGGTTTAGCGGTATTGACTGGAGAACcttctttttatacaatcAGAGCGAAACATCCTAGTCGAATTGCATTGCTTAGCAAATCCACTTTTTTTGCTATCATGCGTGAACAACCTACTATTGTATTGCACGTAGCTCATACTGTCGTTAGACGACTAAGTCCTTTCGTGAGACag GTGGATTTTGCTTTGGATTGGCTGTTTCTTGAAAGTGGAAGAGCCGTGTATCGTCAAGGAGATGAATCGGATTCAACTTTTATAGTCTTAAGCGGACGACTAAGATCTGtaattacttataaaaatggaaaaaaagaacttgtCGCAGAATATGGAAAAGGAGACTTAGTGGGTATCGTAGAAATGGTCACACAGACTCCTAGATCTACTACTGTTATGGCAGTTCGAGATTCTGAATTGGCAAAACTACCTGAAGgtttatttaatgtaattaaattacgaTATCCCATTGTTGTTACAAGGCTTATAAATTTACTTGGTCATCGAATATTGGGTACATGGCAACAAGCGCATACTAAAAATGGTAGCAATGACACACA ACGAGCAGCTGCGACAGTTGATGCAAGACCAGCACAAGTAAACTTCTCGACAGTAGCTATAGTTCCTGTATCAGACGATGTTCCTTTAACTGCATTTACATATGAATTATATCATTCATTGTGTGCTATTGGACCTTGTCTACGACTCACTTCAGATGTTGTTCGAAAG accTTAGGTACCACAATTATGGAACCTATGAATGAATATAGATTAACATCATGGCTAGCCCAACAAGAGGATCAACatcgaatttctttatatcagTGTGATTCGACGTATACATTATGGACTCAAAGATGTGTACGACAAGCAGACTGTATATTGATAGTAGGTTTAGGTGATCGTCCTCCATCTATAGGACGTACTGAACGTGAGGTAGAACGTTTAGTCATGCGTACACAAAAGGAGTTAGTACTTTTACATAAAGAACAAAGTGGACAGCGGCCTACAAATACTGTACAGTGGTTAAACATGAGATCATGGGTCTCCAGTCATCATCACATTCAGTGTCCTAAACGAATGTTTACTAGGAGATCTCAATAtagaatt aatGAATTATATTCAAAAGTATTAATGTCTGAGCCAAACGTACATAGCGATTTTAGTAGATTAGCACGTTGGTTGACAGGTACCTCGGTTGGTTTAGTACTTGGTGGAGGAGGTGCTAGAGGTGCGGCACATGTTGGAATGCTCAAAGCTATTATAGAAGCTGGAATTCCAATAGATATGGTTGGTGGAGTTAGTATCGGTGCCTTTATGGGTGCATTGTGGtgtatggaaaaaaatataacaacgaCAACACAAAAGGCTCGTGAATGGTCTaag aAAATGACTCAATGGTGGAGACAAATTTTGGACTTAACGTATCCTATGACATCAATGTTCTCCGGCAAAGATTTCAATAAAACTATTCAAACAACTTTTGGAGATACTTATATAGAAGATCTATGGCTTCCATTTTTCACAATCACTACTGATATTACTGATTCCTGTatgcgcacacatacacatg GATCGCTGTGGCGTTACATTCGGGCTTCGATGTCGTTATCTGGTTATATGCCACCCATGTGTGATCCTGTTGATGGCCATCTCCTACTCGACGGCGGGTACGTCAATAACCTTCCAg ctGATGAAATGTTGAGGCAAGGAGCTCATCATATTTTGGCTATCGATGTTGGATCACAAGATGATACCGATTTAACAAACTATGGTGATTCTTTGTCTGGGTGGTGGTTATTGTGGAAACGTTGGAATCCATTTGCAACAGCAGTCAAAGTTCCTAATCTGCCAGATATCCAATCACGATTAGCATATGTTAGTTGTGTCAGACAATTGGAAGAAGTCAAGAATTCTGATTATTGTGAATATATTAGACCTCCAATCGATAAATTCAAGACCCTTCAATTTACCAATTTTGATGAAATCAAAGAAGTTGGATACCAACatg GAAAAACATATTTTGAAGGACAATCTAAAGCAGGAGTTCTTCCAAGATTTAACGCTGATAGAGAAAATGCAAAAGCCTTACGAGAGAGGAATCAAGCTGAAAATCAACTATCTGTTTCTTCTTATACTTTTACCGATCTAGCACAAATGGTATGCAAAGTATCAAGAGGTAATCGATATGTAGATTTGGATATTGATTCTGACTCGGATGAAATGGAAGAATATGAAGCAGATTTAGAGGAAGATGCACAAGAAGTAGGCTACGCTTCTGAACCCACTGCCGGTATTTTAGATCAG AGTCCTGAAGATAATCGTCTTAGAAGAAGAACAGGTGTGTCCCTCAGTTTATCAGATACAGAAGCAGAATCTGAATTAGAATATCattcaaagatattttaa
- the LOC122636766 gene encoding neuropathy target esterase sws isoform X7: protein MALVDSNEVSKIVELFSKINENFGSYAFSKWIGSFIEGYQTSKTLYIIILSIILILLIITTIILRKWKNKEFLPEVKEFVVGSGKPRFRKRDKVLFYGRKMLRKVKSIGGQVHPTGQGKKRRAVMRFARRLLQLKKESVPQQLKVLEPPAEYLEEDHGPGDRVPPDALYMLQSIRVFGHFEKPVFLKLCKHTEIMNLPAGSILFKIGDPDENLFIVQQGLVNVFITGPDGSQISLKLVKTGESVTSLLSFTDVLTGHTSTYKTVSARAVEDSVVVKLPMSAFQEVFQDHPDAFVRVIQVIMVRLQRVTFTALHQYLGLSAELVNQGTHKKKQSSFSGSPVRSRTRENFAAQNTDSMPSAMNLATTLDQYDGSDNIHKEATSSNTSQPIPITINRRSKTTHDWKNPTPNSQSGQSTSATVPECDSYWANSTMITGHQSLQSAHSQSTQPDIIHTGSVHPPKKKSINETTQQLDEAQLVQIATEAFVKELGLEDDTVLKDGKIQLKEVPAGTYLMKEESHKDVALVYVLSGSLIVSQRVPEGRDTGQEVHMFSAHQGEIVGGLAVLTGEPSFYTIRAKHPSRIALLSKSTFFAIMREQPTIVLHVAHTVVRRLSPFVRQVDFALDWLFLESGRAVYRQGDESDSTFIVLSGRLRSVITYKNGKKELVAEYGKGDLVGIVEMVTQTPRSTTVMAVRDSELAKLPEGLFNVIKLRYPIVVTRLINLLGHRILGTWQQAHTKNGSNDTQRAAATVDARPAQVNFSTVAIVPVSDDVPLTAFTYELYHSLCAIGPCLRLTSDVVRKTLGTTIMEPMNEYRLTSWLAQQEDQHRISLYQCDSTYTLWTQRCVRQADCILIVGLGDRPPSIGRTEREVERLVMRTQKELVLLHKEQSGQRPTNTVQWLNMRSWVSSHHHIQCPKRMFTRRSQYRINELYSKVLMSEPNVHSDFSRLARWLTGTSVGLVLGGGGARGAAHVGMLKAIIEAGIPIDMVGGVSIGAFMGALWCMEKNITTTTQKAREWSKKMTQWWRQILDLTYPMTSMFSGKDFNKTIQTTFGDTYIEDLWLPFFTITTDITDSCMRTHTHGLLWRYIRASMTIAGVFPPICDPLDGHLLVDGCYVNNVPADEMLRQGAHHILAIDVGSQDDTDLTNYGDSLSGWWLLWKRWNPFATAVKVPNLPDIQSRLAYVSCVRQLEEVKNSDYCEYIRPPIDKFKTLQFTNFDEIKEVGYQHGKTYFEGQSKAGVLPRFNADRENAKALRERNQAENQLSVSSYTFTDLAQMVCKVSRGNRYVDLDIDSDSDEMEEYEADLEEDAQEVGYASEPTAGILDQSPEDNRLRRRTGVSLSLSDTEAESELEYHSKIF from the exons ATGGCGCTGGTTGACTCGAACGAAGTATCAAAG aTAGTTGAATTATTTAGCAAAATCAATGAGAATTTTGGATCATACGCCTTTTCGAAATGGATCGGATCATTTATCGAAGGATATCAAACTTCCAAAACcttatacataattattttatccatTATATTGATTCTattgataataacaacaattatTCTACGGAAATGGAAAAACAAGGAGTTCCTTCCAGAAGTCAAAGAATTTGTAGTAGGCAGCGGCAAGCCAAGATTCAGAAAAAGGGACAAAGTTTTATTCtatggaagaaaaatgttacgcAAAGTGAAATCTATAGGTGGACAAGTACATCCTACTGGgcaagggaaaaagagaagagctGTTATGAGATTTGCACGCAGACTCTTGCAACTGAAAAAAGAATCTGTGCCTCAACAATTAAAG GTATTAGAACCACCAGCAGAATATCTAGAAGAAGATCATGGTCCAGGAGATAGAGTACCTCCTGATGCTTTGTACATGTTACAAAGCATCAGAGTATTTGGTCATTTTGAGAAACCtgtttttctaaaattatgtAAACATACAGAAATTATGAATTTACCAGCTggaagtattttatttaaaattggaGACCCAGATGAGAATCTATTCATCGTACAGCAGGGTCTTGTTAATGTATTCATAACTGGACCCGATGGTTctcaaatttctttaaaactaGTAAAAACTGGAGAATCCGTAACCAGTCTTCTAAGTTTTACTGATGTACTTACTGGTCACACGAGTACTTATAAAACTGTTTCTGCAAGAGCTGTGGAAGATTCCGTTGTGGTCAAATTACCAATGAGTGCTTTTCAAgag GTTTTTCAGGATCATCCAGATGCATTTGTTCGAGTTATCCAAGTCATTATGGTTCGTCTTCAACGTGTAACGTTTACAGCATTGCATCAATATTTAGGTCTTTCTGCGGAATTAGTCAATCAGGGAACTCATAAGAAAAAGCAAAGCTCATTTTCTGGTTCACCTGTTAGATCAAGAACGAGGGAGAATTTTGCTGCACAAAACACAGACTCTATGCCTAGTGCTATGAATTTAGCAACTACATTGGATCAATATGATGGAAgtgataatatacataaagaagCTACTAGTTCTAATACTTCTCAGCCTATACCTATAACAATTAATAGAAG aTCAAAAACTACTCACGACTGGAAAAATCCAACTCCAAATTCACAGTCAGGTCAGAGTACTTCTGCTACCGTACCAGAATGTGACTCTTATTGGGCAAATTCAACAATGATAACAGGACATCAATCGTTGCAAAGCGCTCATTCACAGAGTACTCAACctgatattatacatacaggAAGTGTTCATCCAcctaaaaagaaatcgatcaaTGAAACAACGCAACAGTTGGACGAAGCACAACTTGTGCAAATTGCAACTGAAGCATTCGTTAAAGAACTTGGTTTGGAAGATGATACCGTTCTTAAAGATGGAAAAATTCAACTCAAAGAAGTGCCAGCAGGCAcatatttaatgaaagaagaatCTCATAAA gaTGTTGCacttgtatatgtattatctgGTTCTCTCATAGTTAGTCAACGTGTTCCGGAAGGACGTGATACAGGTCAAGAAGTTCATATGTTTAGTGCACATCAAGGAGAAATAGTTGGAGGTTTAGCGGTATTGACTGGAGAACcttctttttatacaatcAGAGCGAAACATCCTAGTCGAATTGCATTGCTTAGCAAATCCACTTTTTTTGCTATCATGCGTGAACAACCTACTATTGTATTGCACGTAGCTCATACTGTCGTTAGACGACTAAGTCCTTTCGTGAGACag GTGGATTTTGCTTTGGATTGGCTGTTTCTTGAAAGTGGAAGAGCCGTGTATCGTCAAGGAGATGAATCGGATTCAACTTTTATAGTCTTAAGCGGACGACTAAGATCTGtaattacttataaaaatggaaaaaaagaacttgtCGCAGAATATGGAAAAGGAGACTTAGTGGGTATCGTAGAAATGGTCACACAGACTCCTAGATCTACTACTGTTATGGCAGTTCGAGATTCTGAATTGGCAAAACTACCTGAAGgtttatttaatgtaattaaattacgaTATCCCATTGTTGTTACAAGGCTTATAAATTTACTTGGTCATCGAATATTGGGTACATGGCAACAAGCGCATACTAAAAATGGTAGCAATGACACACA ACGAGCAGCTGCGACAGTTGATGCAAGACCAGCACAAGTAAACTTCTCGACAGTAGCTATAGTTCCTGTATCAGACGATGTTCCTTTAACTGCATTTACATATGAATTATATCATTCATTGTGTGCTATTGGACCTTGTCTACGACTCACTTCAGATGTTGTTCGAAAG accTTAGGTACCACAATTATGGAACCTATGAATGAATATAGATTAACATCATGGCTAGCCCAACAAGAGGATCAACatcgaatttctttatatcagTGTGATTCGACGTATACATTATGGACTCAAAGATGTGTACGACAAGCAGACTGTATATTGATAGTAGGTTTAGGTGATCGTCCTCCATCTATAGGACGTACTGAACGTGAGGTAGAACGTTTAGTCATGCGTACACAAAAGGAGTTAGTACTTTTACATAAAGAACAAAGTGGACAGCGGCCTACAAATACTGTACAGTGGTTAAACATGAGATCATGGGTCTCCAGTCATCATCACATTCAGTGTCCTAAACGAATGTTTACTAGGAGATCTCAATAtagaatt aatGAATTATATTCAAAAGTATTAATGTCTGAGCCAAACGTACATAGCGATTTTAGTAGATTAGCACGTTGGTTGACAGGTACCTCGGTTGGTTTAGTACTTGGTGGAGGAGGTGCTAGAGGTGCGGCACATGTTGGAATGCTCAAAGCTATTATAGAAGCTGGAATTCCAATAGATATGGTTGGTGGAGTTAGTATCGGTGCCTTTATGGGTGCATTGTGGtgtatggaaaaaaatataacaacgaCAACACAAAAGGCTCGTGAATGGTCTaag aAAATGACTCAATGGTGGAGACAAATTTTGGACTTAACGTATCCTATGACATCAATGTTCTCCGGCAAAGATTTCAATAAAACTATTCAAACAACTTTTGGAGATACTTATATAGAAGATCTATGGCTTCCATTTTTCACAATCACTACTGATATTACTGATTCCTGTatgcgcacacatacacatg GTTTACTATGGAGATACATTCGAGCCAGTATGACTATTGCTGGTGTCTTTCCTCCTATTTGTGATCCTCTTGATGGGCATCTTTTGGTCGACGGGTGTTATGTTAATAACGTGCCAG ctGATGAAATGTTGAGGCAAGGAGCTCATCATATTTTGGCTATCGATGTTGGATCACAAGATGATACCGATTTAACAAACTATGGTGATTCTTTGTCTGGGTGGTGGTTATTGTGGAAACGTTGGAATCCATTTGCAACAGCAGTCAAAGTTCCTAATCTGCCAGATATCCAATCACGATTAGCATATGTTAGTTGTGTCAGACAATTGGAAGAAGTCAAGAATTCTGATTATTGTGAATATATTAGACCTCCAATCGATAAATTCAAGACCCTTCAATTTACCAATTTTGATGAAATCAAAGAAGTTGGATACCAACatg GAAAAACATATTTTGAAGGACAATCTAAAGCAGGAGTTCTTCCAAGATTTAACGCTGATAGAGAAAATGCAAAAGCCTTACGAGAGAGGAATCAAGCTGAAAATCAACTATCTGTTTCTTCTTATACTTTTACCGATCTAGCACAAATGGTATGCAAAGTATCAAGAGGTAATCGATATGTAGATTTGGATATTGATTCTGACTCGGATGAAATGGAAGAATATGAAGCAGATTTAGAGGAAGATGCACAAGAAGTAGGCTACGCTTCTGAACCCACTGCCGGTATTTTAGATCAG AGTCCTGAAGATAATCGTCTTAGAAGAAGAACAGGTGTGTCCCTCAGTTTATCAGATACAGAAGCAGAATCTGAATTAGAATATCattcaaagatattttaa